In the Ricinus communis isolate WT05 ecotype wild-type chromosome 3, ASM1957865v1, whole genome shotgun sequence genome, GACAAGAACAGTATGGGCAGCCCCACAAGTAATTTGGACTGGATCATTGAATTTAGTTCCTGTGATTAGTAGGGGAGAAATAGCATCCCCTGCATCTGTTCCAGTAAATCTAGCATCTGGGCAAAGTCCAAGCCCATTCATCATTCCCCATGACCACACATCTCCAGCGGATGAAACAACACTTGTATGAAATAAACCACAATCAACAGAGATCAAGTATGCATACTCTGGCAATTCTTTCACAGGTTCAGGTTTCAGTGCATTTTGGGTGGTTCCGAGCCCAAGCTGCCCATTTTCTCCTAAGCCAAATGTCCAGCATGTACTTTGTAACTTGTCATTTGGTCTCTTTTTGCAGGTGAGCAAAGCAGTATGAAATGCACCACATGATACCTCATACACAGCCCAGGGAGAGTCCTGGTTAAATGTTTCAACAATTTCAGGGCAGACTCTGCTCTCTGTATCTCCCAGACCCAACTGGCCATGATTATTATTTCCCCATGAGTAGCATAGCAGATCTTCACCTTTATATGTTTCCCCCTCGCTGACCAATGCTACAACATGTTCATTTCCACATGCCACCTTAACAACAGTGTGACCATAGAAATCCCAGACAGGAATAGGAGTGAAACTGCTCACTAGGGAGAAACCACTCTCGCTGTTCTGTTGGGGACAATTCCCCCACATCCACAGGGCCCCAAGATTATCAATTGCAAGAGACATCATTCCACCAGCTTTAACAGAACAAACCTGtgatataaagaaataaagatttacTTAGGAAAGCTGAGAACaaggaaaaataatgatttaaatCACGCATACCTTCAGTGGTACTTCTCTATTTGTTTCTGATTCATTTGTTGCAGAACCAGGATATATCAACTCATGGAACTGCTCCATCATGCGAGGCACTGCAGCATTTTCTTCATTCCCACCAAGTTGGCCATCCATACAAAAGTTAAGGTTGCACAGAATACCAAGACTACTTTCTTCTCAGGAAGCGCAGAAAACAAACACAATAACAATTACAGAGATAACTAAATTCTGACATAGCAGCAAATGCATTGGAACTGAAATATAATACCAGGATCAAGGATACAGATATTATAACCCCAGCACCAAACTGATCCATCATCTGACATTACATAgatgaaaaacaaaattagaatAGCTAAATTCTATTCGAACTCCTATCTGTAAAATTACTTATCAGTCAAAAGACTAGGCTTAGCTGTTCCATTAACATCCAATAGTTTACATCTTATAGAtatagattgatttaatcacACGAGCAAGAGCAAAAAGAATATgtataagtaaaaataaacaaaaaggcCACAAATTTCTCGAGTGCAGCGACAAAAGTGAGAAAATATTCAATTCGATCATAGGATCAGCAACTATTATAGTCAAGCAGGCAATAACTTTTCttctgttttatttaaatcatcAATTTTGACTAACAATTAATACCATAATGGTGTCATAGCCAGAATATGATATAGATTTGGGGAAAAAGTACTAGAACAACTAAGGAGAATCTTATTAGACAATTTTAGCCTTCTTAGGATGGTGCGAGAATTGAATTCAACTGATTTCTTGAAATGTCATGTCTTTTGTTGcatgatttcatttctttcaaaatgctTTCTCACATGCTTTGTCTTTTAAGTTGAAAGAATTGGATTCTAGCTATTATATGCTTTCCAAACACAAGAAATgactaaataatatttaattgaattaagttCATGCATTTTTACACTTCCCAGACAAACTCTCTTTATAAGAGCCACTAATACTGCTATTTAATTTCTAacccagaaaaagaaaagatagaaaatttaataaatctataAACCAACCAACCTGCAAGAGCAACACTGTGATAAGCTCCAGCAGCAATTCCCACAAACTTGAGCTTTCTTTCTTCAAATTCCTCACACATATCGAACTTGACTTTAACTGGGTAAAGCTCATCCTTTTCTAAACCAGTCCCAAGTCTCCCAAATGTTCCTCTTCCCCAAGAATACACGCACCCATCTCCTGCAATCCAATTAAAGATCAAACTTTTCcgatttttatgtttatggaatcaaatttttaatatcgattatttatatattacctGTAAGCGCAAGAGTATGGGCTTCTCCGGCTGCCACAGAGACTACTTTGCAAGATAAATTACCGGAACCGCCAGTAACTGCTCCGATATCCTCCATTTTATCCGGCGAAAGAGGTGAGGGAGAATGTCTTATCAAAGTAGTGAGGTTTTGGTTAGATAGATTGGTGAAAGAATGTTGATTTTGCTGTGGGTGATTTTGCACAAGCTTCAAGGTGTGCTTAAATGGTTTATCATCTTGCAGTAATACAGTGAGTACAGTGGCAACATTAGGATTTGGAGCGATTTTTTTGCGAAGGAGTTCGTAAATTGGACTTtccttttatctatttatttatttatttcttaaattaagaTGTATGTAGTTTTATGGAGGTgcattctttaaaaatatttctccttcttttatacttaacaaaagaagaaattctctTTATGTTATTGTTAATTGagacttaatttaattttatattctcttAATATTGTTGTTAGAGTAAAAcaagatttaataaaattgattttcaaCCCAGTAATAAGGTGAggttattttaagaataaatgtAGAAACctaaatattaaaagcaaTTGTATCttaattcaattgataaactaattttaatatggtCATTTGAACAAAGAATGTACAAAAACTTAAgtcacaaaaaaatattagaaccTCAactactaaattaaattataactaaaaatatttgaattagaATTCTCATGTCTTTACAAGTGTgagcaattattttttaattagttttttgatatttgattttcttagtttctcattggttaaaatttttattaatcctatgtgtttaaatgataatattttaacagtaaaaatattgattcaattttttttttttttttttttttattattgccATTGGTATATATCATctcaataaatttattgataatatttggGGTATTATCCCTGCCGCCATGCTGCCGTGCAGCTATAAAAGAGTAGAATTGTAAAGTTTGTCCGACTGTCAAGCATACAATTTGAGTAACGTATTTGCCTTCTCTTTCTATATTAGATAACTTGTATTCACATAAGATTTCCTGAAACTCAATTAAGAGATTAGAGATCAGATTTTAAGTTATAGTCAATTATCAGACAATGACCTCTGTCCAAGTGTCCTGCAATAGTGTTAAATTAATCCTTTTTGTACCTCTCTTGAAGTTATTAAATGTTTTTGTACCTTTCTTgaagttattaaattttcaagCAAACATTATCCAAGTATTGAAGCAGTAGTGTCAGAACTAGAACATGGCTAATCTTGTGAGAAAATCTAGATCCACTGTAAAGGATTGTAATAATTTTGCAACAACATTGattacaatattaaaaactgttattaagaataaaactaaaactaatttttccTTGCTTGCTACTTGGATTGAGTTATTAATGTTTCTACATGTATGTAAGATTTGGTGTAGCTCATATCCTTTTGTTGTTGGAAGTCGATGTTTTAAGATTTATGAATTGATAGAGTTGTTTTAGATCAACCATTATAAAGATCTTTAAGTGAAATGAAAAGGGGACTTTTGCATCAAGTGCAAATTGAAAAACATCATTATATTAtaaggaaaattaaaatttgtgattaaaaattaaaaatatgatattttattttatttttatagcaagaagaaaatattgtTGCTAATAAGcttttttaagtttataatagcaaaaaaatttcaatttacttttattgttgctatatattttttaaaaaatctttagcatataataaattaataaaaataggcttaattaaaatctatCGAACTATCAAAATACAAAGAAGTAGACCCTCTTAACTAAAATGtttcaagaaattattaataaaaaaattattttatttatattttaccaAAAATGGCGTCAAACAGATTTCCTGCATTTTCTTAATGACTAAACAGAGACGAGATTTGTAAAATTCAAAGTTAGCTCTCCCTTcgttttaatttatcaatgatcaaaattattaaactaatcTTTACTCCTTATTAGGCAGCCTATAAATAAGAGTTAGATATTTATCCGTGATAGAAAATTACCAGAGTTTGAAAAGGGTATAGATAAGTTTTTAGATTTTGCTTTTGCTCATAATGAAGGAAGAGATCATATTTGTGTCCTTGTTG is a window encoding:
- the LOC8275660 gene encoding probable E3 ubiquitin-protein ligase HERC4 isoform X1 — its product is MEDIGAVTGGSGNLSCKVVSVAAGEAHTLALTGDGCVYSWGRGTFGRLGTGLEKDELYPVKVKFDMCEEFEERKLKFVGIAAGAYHSVALADDGSVWCWGYNICILDPESSLGILCNLNFCMDGQLGGNEENAAVPRMMEQFHELIYPGSATNESETNREVPLKVCSVKAGGMMSLAIDNLGALWMWGNCPQQNSESGFSLVSSFTPIPVWDFYGHTVVKVACGNEHVVALVSEGETYKGEDLLCYSWGNNNHGQLGLGDTESRVCPEIVETFNQDSPWAVYEVSCGAFHTALLTCKKRPNDKLQSTCWTFGLGENGQLGLGTTQNALKPEPVKELPEYAYLISVDCGLFHTSVVSSAGDVWSWGMMNGLGLCPDARFTGTDAGDAISPLLITGTKFNDPVQITCGAAHTVLVTNGGYKLWSWGRGRSGALGNGKEIDVLVPGVMLWPPLTEVVKNQESNNSVEEDNLVKKGSEEVTEMENKLSLAMEEMKLLQSKLTIMERYAGILHGSIFGKPFAEDDLPISLQNSDTFDIAKAWEEMLESADRSKLIRLEIFYRNMLAGVKDKKMKRRIQEIIQEYLPSVTPGK
- the LOC8275660 gene encoding ultraviolet-B receptor UVR8 isoform X3, producing the protein MEDIGAVTGGSGNLSCKVVSVAAGEAHTLALTGDGCVYSWGRGTFGRLGTGLEKDELYPVKVKFDMCEEFEERKLKFVGIAAGAYHSVALADDGSVWCWGYNICILDPENAAVPRMMEQFHELIYPGSATNESETNREVPLKVCSVKAGGMMSLAIDNLGALWMWGNCPQQNSESGFSLVSSFTPIPVWDFYGHTVVKVACGNEHVVALVSEGETYKGEDLLCYSWGNNNHGQLGLGDTESRVCPEIVETFNQDSPWAVYEVSCGAFHTALLTCKKRPNDKLQSTCWTFGLGENGQLGLGTTQNALKPEPVKELPEYAYLISVDCGLFHTSVVSSAGDVWSWGMMNGLGLCPDARFTGTDAGDAISPLLITGTKFNDPVQITCGAAHTVLVTNGGYKLWSWGRGRSGALGNGKEIDVLVPGVMLWPPLTEVVKNQESNNSVEEDNLVKKGSEEVTEMENKLSLAMEEMKLLQSKLTIMERYAGILHGSIFGKPFAEDDLPISLQNSDTFDIAKAWEEMLESADRSKLIRLEIFYRNMLAGVKDKKMKRRIQEIIQEYLPSVTPGK
- the LOC8275660 gene encoding ultraviolet-B receptor UVR8 isoform X2, with amino-acid sequence MEDIGAVTGGSGNLSCKVVSVAAGEAHTLALTGDGCVYSWGRGTFGRLGTGLEKDELYPVKVKFDMCEEFEERKLKFVGIAAGAYHSVALADDGSVWCWGYNIYGQLGGNEENAAVPRMMEQFHELIYPGSATNESETNREVPLKVCSVKAGGMMSLAIDNLGALWMWGNCPQQNSESGFSLVSSFTPIPVWDFYGHTVVKVACGNEHVVALVSEGETYKGEDLLCYSWGNNNHGQLGLGDTESRVCPEIVETFNQDSPWAVYEVSCGAFHTALLTCKKRPNDKLQSTCWTFGLGENGQLGLGTTQNALKPEPVKELPEYAYLISVDCGLFHTSVVSSAGDVWSWGMMNGLGLCPDARFTGTDAGDAISPLLITGTKFNDPVQITCGAAHTVLVTNGGYKLWSWGRGRSGALGNGKEIDVLVPGVMLWPPLTEVVKNQESNNSVEEDNLVKKGSEEVTEMENKLSLAMEEMKLLQSKLTIMERYAGILHGSIFGKPFAEDDLPISLQNSDTFDIAKAWEEMLESADRSKLIRLEIFYRNMLAGVKDKKMKRRIQEIIQEYLPSVTPGK
- the LOC8275660 gene encoding ultraviolet-B receptor UVR8 isoform X4 — translated: MMEQFHELIYPGSATNESETNREVPLKVCSVKAGGMMSLAIDNLGALWMWGNCPQQNSESGFSLVSSFTPIPVWDFYGHTVVKVACGNEHVVALVSEGETYKGEDLLCYSWGNNNHGQLGLGDTESRVCPEIVETFNQDSPWAVYEVSCGAFHTALLTCKKRPNDKLQSTCWTFGLGENGQLGLGTTQNALKPEPVKELPEYAYLISVDCGLFHTSVVSSAGDVWSWGMMNGLGLCPDARFTGTDAGDAISPLLITGTKFNDPVQITCGAAHTVLVTNGGYKLWSWGRGRSGALGNGKEIDVLVPGVMLWPPLTEVVKNQESNNSVEEDNLVKKGSEEVTEMENKLSLAMEEMKLLQSKLTIMERYAGILHGSIFGKPFAEDDLPISLQNSDTFDIAKAWEEMLESADRSKLIRLEIFYRNMLAGVKDKKMKRRIQEIIQEYLPSVTPGK